In Passer domesticus isolate bPasDom1 chromosome 7, bPasDom1.hap1, whole genome shotgun sequence, one genomic interval encodes:
- the SRPX2 gene encoding sushi repeat-containing protein SRPX2, whose translation MARGTVPVLLLLLLARLASSTWHEGSGYYLESHTNEVYAEEPPPEPALDYRRVPQWCATLSIHRGEATCYSPRGGSYRSSLGTRCELSCARGYRLVGPSAVRCLPSRHWSGMAYCRQIRCHVLPAVLRGSYACSAGVQMDSRCDYTCLPGYQLEGDRSRVCMEDGHWSGSEPLCVDLEPPKIRCPESRERIAEPGKLTATVYWDPPRVRDSADGVIKRVMLRGPEPGSEFPEGEHVIRYTAHDQAYNRASCKFSIRVHVRRCPVLKPPQNGYISCTSDGNNYGATCEYLCDGGYERQGTSLRVCQSSQQWTGSQPLCAPMQINTDVSSAASLLDQFQDKRRLLVISAPDPSDRYYKQQMSMLQQAACGLDLRHLSTVELLGQPPHQVGRIREHRLALGIIDELRRFLHLTRSHFNAVLLDKAGADRERYIAPVSPDELFVFIDTYLLSEREAARRAQSGDPCE comes from the exons ATGGCGCGGGGGACAGtccccgtgctgctgctgctgctcctcgcCAGGCTGGCGTCATCCACGTGGCACGAAG GGTCTGGCTACTACCTGGAGAGTCACACCAACGAGGTGTACGCAGAAGAGCCGCCCCCCGAGCCTGCCCTGGATTACCGTCGAG TGCCCCAGTGGTGCGCCACGCTCAGCATCCACCGCGGAGAGGCCACTTGCTACTCTCCCCGGGGCGGCTCGTACCGCAGCAGCCTGGGCACCCGCTGCGAGCTGAGCTGCGCCCGCGGCTACCGCCTGGTGGGTCCCAGCGCCGTCCGGTGCCTGCCCAGCCGCCACTGGTCGGGGATGGCGTACTGCCGAC AAATCCGGTGCCACgtgctgccggcggtgctgCGGGGCTCCTACGCGTGCTCGGCGGGCGTGCAGATGGATTCCCGCTGTGACTACACCTGCCTGCCCGGCTACCAGCTGGAGGGCGACCGCAGCCGCGTCTGCATGGAGGACGGGCACTGGAGCGGGAGCGAGCCGCTCTGTGTGG ACCTGGAGCCTCCCAAGATCCGCTGTCCGGAGTCCCGGGAGCGCATAGCCGAGCCAGGCAAGCTGACTGCCACCGTCTACTGGGACCCTCCCCGCGTCAGGGACTCTGCCGACGGTGTCATCAAGAG GGTGATGCTGCGGGGCCCGGAGCCCGGCTCCGAATTCCCCGAGGGAGAGCATGTGATCCGCTACACGGCCCACGACCAGGCTTACAACCGCGCCAGCTGCAAGTTCAGCATCCGCGTCCACG TGAGGCGCTGCCCTGTCCTGAAGCCCCCGCAGAACGGCTACATCTCCTGCACCTCCGACGGCAACAACTACGGCGCCACCTGCGAGTACCTGTGCGACGGCGGCTACGAGCGCCAGGGCACCTCGCTGCGCGTCTGCCAGTCCAGCCAGCAGTGGACGGGCTCCCAGCCCCTTTGTGCAC CCATGCAGATCAACACGGACGTGAGCTCGGCCGCCAGCCTGCTGGATCAGTTCCAGGACAAACGCCGCCTCTTGGTCATCTCGGCGCCCGACCCCTCGGACCGCTACTACAAGCAGCAGATGTCCATGCTGCAG CAAGCGGCCTGCGGGCTGGACCTGCGGCACCTCAGCAccgtggagctgctggggcagcccccGCACCAGGTGGGGCGCATCCGGGAGCACCGGCTGGCCCTCGGCATCATCGACGAGCTCAG GCGCTTCCTGCACCTCACACGCTCGCACTTCAACGcggtgctgctggacaaggcGGGCGCGGACCGCGAGCGCTACATCGCCCCGGTCAGCCCCGACGAGCTCTTCGTCTTCATCGACACCTACCTGCTGAGCGAGCGGGAGGCGGCGCGGCGGGCACAGAGCGGGGACCCCTGCGAGTGA
- the TSPAN6 gene encoding tetraspanin-6 isoform X2: MASASRRLQTKPVITCLKSVLLTYTFVFWVSGIVLLAVGIWGRVSLAVYFSLLDEKATNVPFVLVGAGAVVVLLGTFGCFATCRGSTWMLKLIKTSFESNLELALKDYNVTADPHSEAVDTIQRTLHCCGVQNYSDWERTEYFSQRGIPASCCKSQNDCSEQDLKDPNKAKLKVFVDGCFFLVTSTMESKMSVVAGISFGIACFQLIGIILSCCLSRYITNNQYEMV, translated from the exons ATGGCGTCCGCGTCGCGGCGGCTGCAGACGAAGCCGGTGATCACCTGCCTCAAGAGCGTCCTGCTCACCTACACCTTCGTCTTCTGG GTGTCGGGCATTGTGCTGCTGGCCGTGGGCATCTGGGGCAGGGTGAGCCTGGCCGTCTACTTCTCCCTGCTGGACGAGAAAGCCACCAATGTGCCCTTCGTGCTGGTGGGCGCCGGCGCCGTCGTtgtgctgctgggcaccttCGGCTGCTTCGCCACCTGCCGCGGCAGCACCTGGATGCTCAAGCTG ATAAAGACAAGCTTTGAGAGTAACCTGGAGCTGGCCTTGAAGGACTACAACGTGACTGCAGATCCACACAGCGAGGCCGTGGACACCATCCAGAGAACG ctgcactgctgcGGGGTGCAGAACTACTCTGACTGGGAGAGGACTGAGTACTTCAGCCAGAGGGGCATCCCCGCCAGCTGCTGCAAGAGCCAGAACGACTGCTCCGAGCAAGACCTGAAAGACCCAAACAAGGCCAAGCTGAAAGTGTTTGTGGAT GGTTGTTTTTTCCTGGTAACGTCAACAATGGAGTCCAAAATGAGCGTTGTGGCCGGAATCTCCTTTGGCATAGCTTGTTTCCAG ttGATTGGCATCattctgtcctgctgcctgtcccGGTACATCACCAACAATCAGTATGAGATGGTGTAG
- the TSPAN6 gene encoding tetraspanin-6 isoform X1, which translates to MASASRRLQTKPVITCLKSVLLTYTFVFWVSGIVLLAVGIWGRVSLAVYFSLLDEKATNVPFVLVGAGAVVVLLGTFGCFATCRGSTWMLKLYAMLLSLIFLIVLVAAIVGFVFRHEIKTSFESNLELALKDYNVTADPHSEAVDTIQRTLHCCGVQNYSDWERTEYFSQRGIPASCCKSQNDCSEQDLKDPNKAKLKVFVDGCFFLVTSTMESKMSVVAGISFGIACFQLIGIILSCCLSRYITNNQYEMV; encoded by the exons ATGGCGTCCGCGTCGCGGCGGCTGCAGACGAAGCCGGTGATCACCTGCCTCAAGAGCGTCCTGCTCACCTACACCTTCGTCTTCTGG GTGTCGGGCATTGTGCTGCTGGCCGTGGGCATCTGGGGCAGGGTGAGCCTGGCCGTCTACTTCTCCCTGCTGGACGAGAAAGCCACCAATGTGCCCTTCGTGCTGGTGGGCGCCGGCGCCGTCGTtgtgctgctgggcaccttCGGCTGCTTCGCCACCTGCCGCGGCAGCACCTGGATGCTCAAGCTG TATGCCATGCTCCTGTCCCTCATCTTCCTCATCgtcctggtggctgccatcgTGGGGTTCGTCTTCAGGCACGAG ATAAAGACAAGCTTTGAGAGTAACCTGGAGCTGGCCTTGAAGGACTACAACGTGACTGCAGATCCACACAGCGAGGCCGTGGACACCATCCAGAGAACG ctgcactgctgcGGGGTGCAGAACTACTCTGACTGGGAGAGGACTGAGTACTTCAGCCAGAGGGGCATCCCCGCCAGCTGCTGCAAGAGCCAGAACGACTGCTCCGAGCAAGACCTGAAAGACCCAAACAAGGCCAAGCTGAAAGTGTTTGTGGAT GGTTGTTTTTTCCTGGTAACGTCAACAATGGAGTCCAAAATGAGCGTTGTGGCCGGAATCTCCTTTGGCATAGCTTGTTTCCAG ttGATTGGCATCattctgtcctgctgcctgtcccGGTACATCACCAACAATCAGTATGAGATGGTGTAG
- the TNMD gene encoding tenomodulin, with protein MGGTAGRSPEHCRFLDAEPRKKGCPRYQLCGLLFSLLLLALILIFFGVKYLWNPAPRKVYDMEHTFFSNGERKKIVMEIDPLARTETFSSGNGSEEILEIHDFKNGITGIFFVGLQKCFIKTQTKVLPETTEAKIPELEGQEITTTYFEQSVVWVPGEKPIQNKEFLKSSKIFDICRNVTIFWIHPTPIAAPELANLEGAEEEDPELVVDSQSWLEGGSEQEQQQDTQAGPRRRARQLTEEELPVNDYSENGLEFHPLWDERGYCCAQCRRAHRYCRRVCEPLLGYHPYPYCYQGGRVLCRVIMPCNWWIARMLGRV; from the exons ATGGGAGGGACGGCGGGGCGCAGCCCGGAGCACTGCCGCTTTCTGGAC GCAGAGCCGCGCAAGAAGGGCTGCCCCAGGTACCAGCTCTGCGGACTGCTCTTCAGCCTGCTGCTCCTTGCCcttattctgatattttttGGTGTCAAGTACCTCTGGAACCCAGCGCCCAGAAAA GTCTATGACATGGAGCACACGTTCTTCAGCAACGGTGAGAGGAAGAAGATTGTGATGGAGATTGACCCACTGGCCAGGACAGAGACCTTCAGCAGCGGGAACGGCAGTGAGGAGATCCTGGAGATCCATGACTTCAAAAAC GGAATAACCGGCATCTTCTTTGTGGGACTTCAAAAATGTTTCATCAAAACTCAGACTAAAGTCCTGCCTGAGACGACAGAGGCCAAGATCCCTGAGCTTGAG GGACAAGAAATCACCACCACCTACTTTGAGCAGTCTGTGGTCTGGGTGCCTGGGGAAAAGCCCATTCAGAACAAGGAATTCCTGAAGAGCTCCAAAATTTTTGACATCTGCAGAAATGTGACCATCTTCTGGATCCACCCCACGCCAATAGCAG ctcctgagctggcCAACCTTGAAGGGGCAGAAGAAGAAGACCCTGAGCTGGTGGTggacagccagagctggctggagGGGGGCAGTgaacaggagcagcagcaggacacacaGGCGGGGCCCAGGCGCCGGGCACGGCAGCTCACCGAGGAGGAGCTGCCCGTCAACGACTAC TCGGAGAACGGGCTGGAGTTCCACCCTCTGTGGGACGAGCGAGGCTactgctgtgcccagtgccgccGTGCCCACCGCTACTGCCGGCGGGTGTGCGAGCCGCTGCTGGGCTACCACCCGTACCCCTACTGCTACCAGGGCGGCAGGGTCCTCTGCCGCGTCATCATGCCCTGCAACTGGTGGATCGCGCGGATGCTGGGCAGGGTGTAG